The region TAAGAATCATCGAATGAACTACCGAAGCCTGAAAGCATCAAAATTACTGACAATCTCAACGCTTGGCGAATTAAAAGCCGCTGGCTATGAAACCCGCTCAATCAAACAGGAACTGCGGGATAATCTGATTGACCGAATTAAGGAAAAAGAAATCGTTTTTCCGGGAATATGGGGGTACGAAGACACGGTTATTCCCGACGTCGAACGCGCCATCCTGTCCATGCACCACATCAATCTGTTGGGCCTTCGGGGACAGGCAAAGACCCGTATTGCCCGGCTGATGATTAACCTGCTGGACGAGTATATTCCTGTTGTGGCCGGGTCGGAATTAAACGACGACCCGATGCAGCCGCTTTCCCGGTTTGCCATCGACCTTATTGCCGAAAAAGGGGATCAGACGCCTATTTCCTGGATGCACCGCAACGAGCGATACACCGAGAAACTGGCTACACCAGACGTATCGGTAGCCGATTTGATTGGCGACGTAGACCCTATCAAGGCAGCTACGCTTAAGTTGCCGTATTCGGATGAGCGGACGATTCACTACGGATTGATTCCGCGTTCCCACCGCTGTATTTTCGTTATTAACGAATTGCCCGATTTGCAGGCACGGATTCAGGTATCGCTATTCAATATTTTGCAGGAAGGCGATATTCAGATTCGGGGCTTTAAGCTGCGCCTGCCGCTCGATATACAGTTTGTGTTTACCGCAAACCCGGAAGATTATACCAACCGGGGCAGCATTGTAACCCCGCTTAAAGACCGGATCGACTCCCAGATCGTGACCCACTACCCGAAATCCATCGAAATCGGGAAGAAAATCACGTTGCAGGAAGCCGTCGTAAAAACCGAGCAGAAAGGCATGGTTAAGACTAACGATCTGGTTGCTGATTTGATCGAACAGGTGGCACTCGAAGCCCGCGAAAGCGAATACGTCGATTCGAAAAGTGGCGTGTCGGCCCGGATGACTATCTCGGCCTACGAGAATCTCCTGTCTTCGGCCGAACGCCGGGCGTTGATCAACGGGGAGAAAGAAACGTATGTGCGCGTTTCTGACCTGTACGGGGTCGTTCCCGCTATTTGTGGTAAAGTTGAGCTGGTGTACGAAGGGGAGGTGGAAGGGCCGGTTATTGTGGCGCAAAACCTAATCGGTAAAGCTATCCGTAACCAGTTTCTGGCCTATTTCCCAAATCCCGAAAAAGCCAAAAAAGACAAGCGGGGCAATCCGTATAAGAAAGTCACCGACTGGTTTGGCGATGGCAATACGATGGAGTTCCTCAACGACTTATCGAACCGCGATTACGAAGCCCGGCTGCGTACCATCGACGGACTCGACGATCTTGTCGACGGTTTCCACCCGCGCCTGAGCAAAACCGAAAAGCTGTTTATGATGGAGTTCGCCCTGCATGGTCTGGCCGAACACTCGCTGGTTGGTAAGAAAGCAATGGATACGGGTTTGTCATTCAAGGACTTGCTTGGGTCGATGTTCAACCCCGGAACCAATTTTGGTGAAGAGGATGAAGATGAAGACGACGACCGGTTCTAGTCGATAAATTAATAGGAAACAGGAAAGGCGTGCCAAATGGCACGCCTTTCCTGTTTCATGGCACGCGCAAATCGGCTGTGGCCATGTCGTCCTGACCATCCGTTGTGCCGGAACCTGGCTGGCTGTCGGGATCGGGTTGATTGCTGGTCAGGATTTCTGCGAACAACAAGGCTGCGTTGCGTAGGTTAATGCGTACGTAGGCGGTTAGCAGAGCCTGAGTTCCCGCGTTGACTGTCCCAACCGTTCCCACAATCGCTTGGCCCGTCTGGGTAAATCCGGAACCCGACACAAAGGAAAGGCCAGCCGGAAGAGTAAGCGACAGGGACACACCCGTTGCTGCCAAGCCGCCTGCGTTACTAACCTGACAGATAACCGCCACCACATCACCCACGAGCGGGGTTCGGTTCGAAAGGGAAATGGATAAACTAAGGTCGGCTTTCGTAGGGTCTGGAGCGGGTTGGTTTGAGACAACCGACGGTAAGGGAACCTGATTTGGATTCGGTGATGCATAGACAGTTCCGTTGTCATCCGTGGTACGGACATCTGTTTGCGCGGCATCGTCCTGTCCGTCGCCGGTACCGGAATCAGGCTGGCTGTCGGGATCTCTTTGGTCACTGTTTGTGATCTGGGACGCGTTGCTATAGCGCCCGGGTTGTTCGGGCTGCAACTGGTAGGAGAACGTTGTTGATTTTCCCGGCTCCAGTGAAGCAACTGTGCCATAAACGAGGGTAAACGAATTGGATACATCTTTACCTCCCACGAAGCTCAAAGAAGGAGGGAGTCGATTGTTCCAGGTAACATTGGTAGCCGGGTCGGGACCGTCGTTGGTAATGGTCAGCTTATACTCAATGGGTTGTTTAACCGCCGTTGCGCGCGTGCCGACCGCGAGTGTCATGCGTAGGTCAGCCATAGGAATGTACTCGTAGGCACCCCTATCGATTCGGCCGTTCACAATCCGTGGCTCGTTAGCCAGATCTGTTGCCGAAACGGTGCTGGTTGTACTGGCAGGATCGCCGGTATTTATGGCCGGACTGTTTGGGCGTACCCTGTAGTTATAACTGGCCGGGTCAACGAACAGCGGATCAACGTTTGTGTTGCCCGTACCCGAGAACCCTCCCTGAACGTTGGAGTACGTTATGGCGTAGGTGGGTGCTATTCTGTTCGAGCCGGTATCATGGGCAACATCGTTCGTCCACACAAGGCTGTTCGTTAGGCGAATGGTTATGTATGAATCGCTGTAACACGCGCTATAGATACCGCTTCCGGCTGTTCCGGCTGAGTTATCGGCCAGCACACAATTGGTGAGTGTAGGATTGGCCGAGCAGCCAATGGTGGCAGAGACCTGCATACCTCCTCCAGAGCCGCTGGCCTGGTTATGGTCGATCAGGCAATTGGTTAGGGTGGGGTTGAGAAAGGCATAGAACCCACTGGCGAAGACAAGGCCTGCCCCTGAACTGGCAGTATTCTCTTCAAACACACAGTTGGTGAGTACCGGGTTATTTATGCCTGCGTTGAAGGTAGCATTGCTCAAGAAGCCTCCTCCAAGGACGGCCCTGTTTCGCCTGAACACGCAGCCTGTTAGTATGGGGCTGCAAAGGCCCCGGTAACCGTAGTTGTAAACGCCACCCCCACTGAAGGAGGCACTGTTTTCCTGAAAAATGCAGTTTATACACGTGGATGAACTCTCTCCGCCGTCGTGGGCGTCGTTGTAAAGGCCTCCGCCATTAACGGCCGTGTTCGCTGTAATCAGGCAGTTTTTCAGAATAGGCCTGCTTTTGTTGCCTGTACCACTACCATTGTTGTAGATCCCTCCCCCCGAATCATGCGGGGATGTACCGGCATTTGAATTTCCTCCCGTAATGACTACGCCATCCAGACGTGTGTCGCTGGATGCGTTCGTGAAAGTTATAACATGGTAGTTGTTGTCGGTGATGCTGGTTGGGTCGCCGGTTTCGCCCGTTAGGGTTGTGCTGGAAGGTGAACTCAGCAAGCGATCGCTCAAGGCTGTTTCATTCCCTATGAACCCGCCATATACTTGTACACCCGATGGAATGGCAAAGGTTTCAGTTCTTGATGAGCCAAGGGAATACTGCCCACCAGACAGCCAGAGCTGTGTTCCTGCCGATGCTGAGAGTAACTTACTCCGTAACTGCGAATTTCCCGGCAGGGCGTTGGTCCACGATGAACCGGACTGATTACCCGCCCCCGTGGGCGTTACATAAATGATAGACTGACTGTAGACCGAAACAGATAGAAAAACCAGAAGACAGGAAAAGCAAGCGTTCACAACGAGTCAATAATGGGTGGATACAAGCCAATTGGGGCGTTTCAAATCTCTTTATTTTTGATGAGTAGACCCCTATTTAATTAGATTATTAATTATTCGGATAGTGGCCCGGTGCAGGTTAACGAATGTGATGATAAAGGACAATCTTGCCCCGCCGTTTTCGGGAATTGTGTAATTACCTGAGAAAATCCTGTAAATTAATTTCCTGGCAAAGCCTTTATCTTTGTTCCTGTAAACGTATGTCCAGAGTGCAAGCGAACAGCTACCCGCTTCATTGAATAGGGTTATTCTGGCTGGTAGTCCCTTGTCTGGTCACTTTACGCCACTTGATAGGGTTGCTCATTACTGCTATTTCATCCAGAAAATTTGATGAACTCATGAAAACAAGTCTCTTTACGTTTGCCGTTCTGGTTTTTTCAATCTCCTCCCTGGCCGCTTCGGCGCAGACCACCGCTCCGGCGCTGAGTGCTTATTACAGCGTCAAGGACGCTCTTGTATCTACGGATGCCGCCAAAGCCAAAGCGAGCGCAACGACTTTGGTAGTCGCTCTGGGTAAAGTCGACGCGGCCCGGCTGTCGGCAAGTGATAAAAAAAACCTTGCTACAGCGAAAGCCAGGGCGACTACCATTAGCCGGACGGCCGACGTTAACGCACAAAGAACGCAATTCGAGGCCCTTTCGACCAGTATGATTGCGCTGGCTAAAGCGACTAAACCAGCTAAAACGTACGTGCAGTACTGCCCGATGGCCGCTGAGGGGAAGGGTGCCTTTTGGCTCAGCGATAAGCGCGAGGTACGGAATCCATACTACGGCGACAAGATGCTGAAGTGCGGCTCAGTAAAAGAAGAAATCTAATGTCACAACACCCCGGAAGTAGCCTAAGCGGTCGTTTTCGGGGTACTTGTAACGCACTGGTTGAAGTGTACACGGTTGTGCCAGAGCATAAAAAAAGGCCAAATGGCCTTTCACATTTGGTAAGACTAATGATTTATTCGACAACAACGGCGGTACCGTTGGCGCTAACCATCAGCATGGAACCGTTGCCGCCAATGGTCTGGTAATCCAGATCGACGCCAATCACGGCGGTGGCACCCAGCCGGGTCGCCTGATCGATCATTTCTTTGAGCGCAATACTTTTCGCTTCGCGCAAGGCCTGCACGTAAGCGCCTGAATGACCACCCACCACATCCTTGATGCTGGTGAAAAAATCCTTGACAAGGTTGGCCCCGATGATGGCCTCACCATTGACCAGACCTACATATTTTGTAATAGCTTTCCCTTCAATGTTGGAGGTAGTAGTTACGAGCATGGGACGACGTGCTAAAGTTATCAGGTGCTAAAGTTAGGCAGTAGTTTGGTTGGACGAACATTCTACCCAATTTTTACCCTATATAACTTGTCGAGAGTGCCATAAAATGGCTGTCAGGCTGGATTATGGTGTATGCTGGCGCGGGTATTTACCCGTGCCTGTTTATGTCGTCAGCATTCGCTGACGCATTTTGGTCAACAGTTGTATTTGTTATAAACTGTCAGCGAATGCTGACGAATGAACAGGCACGGGTAAATACCCGCGCCAGCACGAAAATCAGTTTGTTCGCTTACAGCCAGCGGTATATGTTATAAACTGTCAGCTTGTTCGTTTATAGCCAGCGGGCAATGAACTGGCCAAAAACATCTTTGTACTGATCGCTGACGGGTATGACCACCGAACCGATCTGGACGGAGTTCCGGGTAAACGCGCTGATCCGTTGTAGCGAGATAATAAACGACCGGTGAACCCGCATGAACTGATTGGCTGGCAATTTTTCTTCCAGCCCCTTCAAACTAGTCAGCGATAGCAAAGGCTTATCCGGCTCACTTTGCCGATATACTTTCACGTAATCCTTCAGTCCTTCAATGTATAAAATGTCGTTGTAAGCAATGCGAACCAATTGGTATTCGACTTTTAGAAAGAGGTGATCGTCGGCTATTTCGTTGGGAGCGGCCAGAACCTGAGCCGCCGGGACTGGTTCCGTCCGCTGAACCAGATCAAAATACTGCCGGGCTTTACTCGCTGCCCGTAAAAATTCTTCGTAGTTGAACGGCTTCAGCAAGTAGTCCAGCGCATCGACTCGAAAGCCATCGAGCGCAAACTGATCGAAAGCGGTGGTAAAGACAATTCGTGTCGTGTGCGCCCCCCGGTTACTCCGCTCCAGAACGCGGGCCAGTTCCAGACCGGTCAGGTCCGGCATTTGGATGTCCAGGAAAACTACATTCACGGGAGGGCCGGATAGTAACCCCTCTAAGGCTTCGACAGCGCTGCTGTAGCGACCGGCTAACTGGAGAAAAGGCGTTTTTTCAATGAAGGCACAAACAAGGCCTAATGCCAGCGGCTCATCATCGACGGCAATGCAGGAAAGAGTCATGATAGGTCGAGGGTTAGTTGAACCTGGTATTCACCGGCGGGTGTTTGCTCGTTGATCTGTAACGCATAACGGCCCGGATAAAGCAGGTCGAGCCGTCGGCGGGTGTTGGTCAGGCCAATTCCGTTGCCCGTTTCGAGCGAGGGCGATTTGTCGAGGAACAGGGTATTGCGAACATCGAGCAGGAGCTGATTCTGCTGTTGCTGAATGGCAATATGGATCTGGCTTGAATGCAGGGCGCTGACGCCATGTTTAAATGCATTTTCCACAAAAGGAAGCAGGAGCATGGGGGCAATGGGCCGGTCGTTGAGCGGGCTGGGAGGGGTAAGCGTAACGGTTACCTTATCCGTTAGCCGAAGCTGCATGAGCTGGATGTAATCGCTCACGAAGGCCAGTTCTTTACTCAGCAGCGTGGTACCAGTCTGGGTATCATACAGCACGTACCGCATCATACGCGAAAGCCGGTGTAAGGCTTCGCGGGCCGTTTCCACATCGAGCAGGGTGAGGGCGTAGATGTTATTCAGCGTATTGAAGAAGAAGTGCGGATTGATCTGCG is a window of Spirosoma linguale DSM 74 DNA encoding:
- a CDS encoding conserved repeat domain protein (TIGRFAM: conserved repeat domain protein~PFAM: protein of unknown function DUF11; Polymorphic membrane protein Chlamydia~KEGG: dol:Dole_1788 polymorphic membrane protein Chlamydia), with protein sequence MNACFSCLLVFLSVSVYSQSIIYVTPTGAGNQSGSSWTNALPGNSQLRSKLLSASAGTQLWLSGGQYSLGSSRTETFAIPSGVQVYGGFIGNETALSDRLLSSPSSTTLTGETGDPTSITDNNYHVITFTNASSDTRLDGVVITGGNSNAGTSPHDSGGGIYNNGSGTGNKSRPILKNCLITANTAVNGGGLYNDAHDGGESSSTCINCIFQENSASFSGGGVYNYGYRGLCSPILTGCVFRRNRAVLGGGFLSNATFNAGINNPVLTNCVFEENTASSGAGLVFASGFYAFLNPTLTNCLIDHNQASGSGGGMQVSATIGCSANPTLTNCVLADNSAGTAGSGIYSACYSDSYITIRLTNSLVWTNDVAHDTGSNRIAPTYAITYSNVQGGFSGTGNTNVDPLFVDPASYNYRVRPNSPAINTGDPASTTSTVSATDLANEPRIVNGRIDRGAYEYIPMADLRMTLAVGTRATAVKQPIEYKLTITNDGPDPATNVTWNNRLPPSLSFVGGKDVSNSFTLVYGTVASLEPGKSTTFSYQLQPEQPGRYSNASQITNSDQRDPDSQPDSGTGDGQDDAAQTDVRTTDDNGTVYASPNPNQVPLPSVVSNQPAPDPTKADLSLSISLSNRTPLVGDVVAVICQVSNAGGLAATGVSLSLTLPAGLSFVSGSGFTQTGQAIVGTVGTVNAGTQALLTAYVRINLRNAALLFAEILTSNQPDPDSQPGSGTTDGQDDMATADLRVP
- a CDS encoding Mg-chelatase subunit ChlI-like protein (KEGG: Os03g0811100; hypothetical protein) codes for the protein MNYRSLKASKLLTISTLGELKAAGYETRSIKQELRDNLIDRIKEKEIVFPGIWGYEDTVIPDVERAILSMHHINLLGLRGQAKTRIARLMINLLDEYIPVVAGSELNDDPMQPLSRFAIDLIAEKGDQTPISWMHRNERYTEKLATPDVSVADLIGDVDPIKAATLKLPYSDERTIHYGLIPRSHRCIFVINELPDLQARIQVSLFNILQEGDIQIRGFKLRLPLDIQFVFTANPEDYTNRGSIVTPLKDRIDSQIVTHYPKSIEIGKKITLQEAVVKTEQKGMVKTNDLVADLIEQVALEARESEYVDSKSGVSARMTISAYENLLSSAERRALINGEKETYVRVSDLYGVVPAICGKVELVYEGEVEGPVIVAQNLIGKAIRNQFLAYFPNPEKAKKDKRGNPYKKVTDWFGDGNTMEFLNDLSNRDYEARLRTIDGLDDLVDGFHPRLSKTEKLFMMEFALHGLAEHSLVGKKAMDTGLSFKDLLGSMFNPGTNFGEEDEDEDDDRF
- a CDS encoding signal transduction histidine kinase, LytS (PFAM: histidine kinase internal region~KEGG: vpa:VPA0020 hypothetical protein); its protein translation is MAATLFSRRYVPLLSHVLGWGLLGYLLFFSQSFGSEIRLPDLFWVRQGIFFCLMVGMFYLNLQVLVPRLLLQDQRSRYIMTLTGVIVGILLILWAVESWFNLPILVHKAFHPDGKGHPKTYGWIQPNMFTILLMLGMSTSLSLLQKWQADANLRLALEQAKTTSELSFLKAQINPHFFFNTLNNIYALTLLDVETAREALHRLSRMMRYVLYDTQTGTTLLSKELAFVSDYIQLMQLRLTDKVTVTLTPPSPLNDRPIAPMLLLPFVENAFKHGVSALHSSQIHIAIQQQQNQLLLDVRNTLFLDKSPSLETGNGIGLTNTRRRLDLLYPGRYALQINEQTPAGEYQVQLTLDLS
- a CDS encoding two component transcriptional regulator, LytTR family (PFAM: LytTr DNA-binding region; response regulator receiver~SMART: response regulator receiver~KEGG: hypothetical protein) produces the protein MTLSCIAVDDEPLALGLVCAFIEKTPFLQLAGRYSSAVEALEGLLSGPPVNVVFLDIQMPDLTGLELARVLERSNRGAHTTRIVFTTAFDQFALDGFRVDALDYLLKPFNYEEFLRAASKARQYFDLVQRTEPVPAAQVLAAPNEIADDHLFLKVEYQLVRIAYNDILYIEGLKDYVKVYRQSEPDKPLLSLTSLKGLEEKLPANQFMRVHRSFIISLQRISAFTRNSVQIGSVVIPVSDQYKDVFGQFIARWL
- a CDS encoding protein of unknown function DUF74 (PFAM: protein of unknown function DUF74~KEGG: eca:ECA2666 hypothetical protein) encodes the protein MLVTTTSNIEGKAITKYVGLVNGEAIIGANLVKDFFTSIKDVVGGHSGAYVQALREAKSIALKEMIDQATRLGATAVIGVDLDYQTIGGNGSMLMVSANGTAVVVE
- a CDS encoding hypothetical protein (KEGG: ade:Adeh_3425 mucin-associated surface protein (MASP), putative); its protein translation is MKTSLFTFAVLVFSISSLAASAQTTAPALSAYYSVKDALVSTDAAKAKASATTLVVALGKVDAARLSASDKKNLATAKARATTISRTADVNAQRTQFEALSTSMIALAKATKPAKTYVQYCPMAAEGKGAFWLSDKREVRNPYYGDKMLKCGSVKEEI